A region from the Sandaracinus amylolyticus genome encodes:
- a CDS encoding KamA family radical SAM protein, with protein MNDVLFGDRTLVPRRFKALERKDLSSIPQLARLGEGEIRAMEIVASVLPFRVNEYVTSELIDWARVPDDPMFQLTFPQRGMLRDDDFAMMERVFASGAPSEAIRAAARAIQHRLNPHPAGQMELNTPMLGDARTRGIQHKYRETVLFFPAQGQTCHAYCTYCFRWPQFVGLDDMKFASREADELVRYLADHEEVTDVLITGGDPLLMKTSILRRYVEPLLAADLPHLASIRIGTKAPAYWPYRFVTDPDADDLLRLFEEVTRSGRTLALMAHYSHPRELETAIAQRAVQRVRSTGAVVRCQAPILRHVNDDAIAWAEMWRLQAQLGAVPYYAFVERDTGASHWFEVPLVDAWRIVRDALARVSGLARTARGPSMSATPGKVTVDGPTHVRGERVLALRFLQAREPDWVGRPFFARYDERATWLDQLEPAFGEAEFFFEPEMRRIRQDPDATRSAFRTLRRRRLPVIAAARAESTEGS; from the coding sequence GTGAACGACGTGCTGTTCGGTGATCGAACGCTCGTCCCGCGTCGGTTCAAGGCTCTCGAGCGCAAGGATCTCTCCTCGATTCCGCAGCTCGCACGCCTCGGCGAGGGCGAGATCCGTGCGATGGAGATCGTGGCGTCCGTGCTCCCGTTCCGCGTGAACGAGTACGTGACGAGCGAGCTGATCGACTGGGCGCGCGTGCCCGACGATCCGATGTTCCAGCTCACGTTCCCGCAGCGCGGCATGCTGCGAGACGACGACTTCGCGATGATGGAGCGTGTCTTCGCGAGCGGCGCGCCGAGCGAGGCGATCCGCGCCGCCGCACGCGCGATCCAGCACCGCCTCAATCCGCACCCCGCGGGCCAGATGGAGCTCAACACGCCGATGCTCGGAGACGCGCGGACGCGTGGCATCCAGCACAAGTATCGCGAGACGGTTCTGTTCTTCCCCGCGCAGGGCCAGACCTGCCACGCGTACTGCACCTACTGCTTCCGCTGGCCGCAGTTCGTCGGGCTCGACGACATGAAGTTCGCGAGCCGCGAGGCCGACGAGCTCGTCCGCTATCTGGCCGATCACGAAGAGGTCACCGACGTGTTGATCACCGGCGGCGACCCGCTGCTGATGAAGACGTCGATCCTGCGCCGCTACGTCGAGCCGCTCCTCGCCGCCGATCTGCCGCACCTCGCGTCGATCCGGATCGGCACCAAGGCCCCCGCGTACTGGCCGTATCGCTTCGTGACCGATCCCGACGCCGACGATCTCCTGCGTCTGTTCGAAGAGGTCACGCGCTCGGGCCGCACGCTCGCGCTGATGGCGCACTACTCCCATCCGCGCGAGCTCGAGACCGCGATCGCGCAGCGCGCGGTGCAGCGCGTCCGGAGCACCGGCGCGGTGGTGCGCTGTCAGGCGCCGATCCTGCGTCACGTGAACGACGACGCGATCGCGTGGGCGGAGATGTGGCGCCTCCAGGCGCAGCTCGGCGCCGTGCCCTACTACGCGTTCGTCGAGCGCGACACCGGCGCGAGCCACTGGTTCGAGGTGCCGCTCGTCGACGCGTGGCGGATCGTGCGCGACGCGCTCGCGCGCGTGTCGGGGCTCGCGCGCACCGCGCGTGGACCCTCGATGAGCGCGACGCCGGGCAAGGTCACGGTCGACGGGCCCACGCACGTCCGTGGTGAGCGCGTGCTCGCGCTGCGCTTCCTCCAAGCACGCGAGCCGGACTGGGTCGGCCGCCCGTTCTTCGCGCGCTACGACGAGCGCGCGACGTGGCTCGATCAGCTCGAGCCCGCGTTCGGCGAGGCCGAGTTCTTCTTCGAGCCCGAGATGCGTCGCATCCGCCAGGACCCCGACGCGACGCGGAGCGCGTTCCGCACGCTGCGCCGTCGCCGGCTCCCCGTCATCGCCGCCGCACGCGCGGAGAGCACCGAGGGCTCGTGA
- a CDS encoding pyridoxal-phosphate-dependent aminotransferase family protein, with amino-acid sequence MPSRVPPPPLVPLSTLLPAEPLLLMGAGPVPIPHAVARANGVVINHLGETMDKVIAAVKAMSRYAFQTNAEKVLGVGGPASGAMEMAMASFVWPGRKVLCLKSGTFSGRLGEMALGLGGTVKFLEPEVATPVSAQAVADAFARERFDVVTIAQGETSCGLLNVELPQIAAIAREHGAIVVVDAVVTLSTMPMRMDEWGIDAAVTGGQKGLSSIPGVSLIAFSDRAWKVVGERPSPRSHWCFDAERAWRFWGYQQYHYTAPVPGILALHEALRLICDETLERRFERHRVSSEALQRGIEAMGLSLFVPRSHRLNSVVAITIPKGVDGARVRKTMSTQYNVEISGAFGLDVVRIGQMGEQCRSHNLFKVLYAMGMAFRKEGVKLDVAAGMAALEEALSGESESVG; translated from the coding sequence ATGCCCTCTCGCGTGCCTCCTCCGCCGCTCGTCCCGCTCTCCACGCTGCTGCCCGCGGAGCCGCTGCTCCTGATGGGCGCGGGCCCCGTGCCGATCCCGCACGCGGTGGCGCGCGCGAACGGCGTGGTGATCAACCACCTCGGCGAGACGATGGACAAGGTCATCGCCGCGGTGAAGGCGATGAGCCGCTACGCGTTCCAGACGAACGCGGAGAAGGTGCTCGGCGTCGGTGGGCCGGCGTCGGGCGCGATGGAGATGGCGATGGCCAGCTTCGTCTGGCCGGGTCGCAAGGTGCTCTGCCTGAAGAGCGGCACGTTCAGCGGTCGCCTCGGCGAGATGGCGCTGGGCCTCGGCGGCACCGTGAAGTTCCTCGAGCCCGAGGTCGCGACGCCGGTGAGCGCGCAGGCAGTCGCGGACGCGTTCGCGCGCGAGCGGTTCGACGTCGTGACGATCGCGCAGGGCGAGACGTCGTGCGGCCTGCTCAACGTGGAGCTGCCGCAGATCGCGGCCATCGCGCGCGAGCACGGCGCGATCGTGGTCGTCGATGCGGTGGTGACGCTGTCGACGATGCCGATGCGCATGGACGAGTGGGGCATCGACGCCGCGGTCACCGGTGGACAGAAGGGCCTGTCGTCGATCCCCGGCGTGTCGCTGATCGCGTTCAGCGATCGTGCGTGGAAGGTCGTCGGCGAGCGTCCTTCGCCGCGCTCGCACTGGTGCTTCGACGCCGAGCGTGCGTGGCGCTTCTGGGGCTACCAGCAGTACCACTACACCGCGCCGGTGCCGGGCATCCTCGCGCTGCACGAGGCGCTGCGGCTCATCTGCGACGAGACGCTCGAGCGTCGGTTCGAGCGGCACCGCGTGAGCAGCGAGGCGCTGCAGCGCGGGATCGAGGCGATGGGCCTCTCGCTGTTCGTGCCGAGGTCGCATCGACTGAACTCGGTGGTCGCGATCACGATCCCGAAGGGCGTCGACGGCGCGCGGGTGCGCAAGACGATGAGCACCCAGTACAACGTCGAGATCTCCGGCGCGTTCGGGCTCGACGTCGTGCGCATCGGCCAGATGGGCGAGCAGTGCCGCTCGCACAACCTGTTCAAGGTGCTCTACGCGATGGGCATGGCCTTCCGGAAGGAGGGCGTGAAGCTCGACGTCGCAGCAGGCATGGCCGCGCTGGAAGAAGCGCTGTCGGGCGAGAGCGAGTCGGTCGGCTGA
- a CDS encoding MarR family winged helix-turn-helix transcriptional regulator, with the protein MPTSDAPLEPKLGKTLQFMQLLWELTHALQSLSKRMEGAIGITGPQRLALRIIGRRPGIAAGELSSAMRIHPSTLTGILRRLEERRAVRREPDPDDARRMHLYLASAGKDLDRERSGTVEAAVARAMRQVDARDIEGARRVLRAVIDELAREAGDES; encoded by the coding sequence ATGCCGACGTCCGACGCGCCGCTCGAGCCGAAGCTCGGCAAGACGCTCCAGTTCATGCAGCTCCTCTGGGAGCTCACGCACGCGCTCCAGTCGCTCAGCAAGCGCATGGAAGGCGCGATCGGCATCACGGGCCCGCAGCGGCTCGCGCTGCGCATCATCGGACGGCGCCCCGGGATCGCGGCGGGCGAGCTCTCGAGCGCGATGCGCATCCACCCGAGCACGCTGACGGGCATCCTGCGCCGGCTCGAGGAGCGTCGCGCGGTGCGCCGCGAGCCCGATCCCGACGACGCCCGCCGCATGCACCTCTACCTCGCGAGCGCCGGCAAGGATCTCGATCGCGAGCGCAGCGGGACGGTCGAGGCCGCGGTCGCGCGTGCGATGCGTCAGGTCGACGCGCGCGACATCGAGGGCGCCCGTCGCGTCCTGCGCGCGGTGATCGACGAGCTCGCGCGCGAGGCCGGCGACGAGAGCTGA
- a CDS encoding carbohydrate binding family 9 domain-containing protein, protein MRAASLVFAILFALPALARADEPPRVRAASRGATPIDVDGALDEDAWSRAELASGFTERTPHPGVRAAVGTRFRVLYDASALYVGIELDLAPGESPRALSMTRDSEDIWNDDAVSVKIDARRDHRTTLGFVVSASGAQLDYLVLDNGRAFRREVDMVWESAVRVHEGRWVAELRIPAISLGLADAQGPRAIGINVSRDHNARAATYDWAAMPPEFGAFSALHYGVVEGVEIGGVGAPLAVTLYSLGAYESPESGDPADAFRGAVGADALMRIDGDVWAELTALTDFAQVDLDDALVNLDRFPLFLPERRPFFLNGLDVFDAGVPETLVPFYSRRIGLDPTGDPIPVLGGLKLYGRSGPVSFGVIDVLTDDQGDVPAANHTAARGRLALDLPSSSDGASYVGAFVVSRQPFRWDGGPLDRGPSITYGGDALVRTAEDRLELYGFASGTAVDGRLDADRDGEGFASAASIRWRGDIWQPVLSGLFVDRGYAPELGFARRPGAAQLSLEAPVIARPSGFFRRMQIGPLMQLQASDDFGRVLYGSGAVWAEVEGDAGWMASFIAEYREDVVDEDFEIVPGVTARAGTWRGVYVEAYVASPSARNPYVELFYSVSNAYFGGVLHNPYARFAASLGPFVRIDLRADVYHVMLREHDPFWTYAINGLLRVTPTTALQIDLIGRVDGENERATGLLRVRWRYAPGSDLFVVWREEVDWDATNVVVEHEVTLKMTYRFDLSL, encoded by the coding sequence ATGCGCGCCGCCTCGCTCGTCTTCGCGATCCTGTTCGCGCTGCCTGCGCTGGCGCGCGCCGACGAGCCACCACGCGTCCGCGCCGCGTCGCGCGGCGCCACCCCGATCGACGTCGACGGCGCGCTCGACGAGGACGCGTGGTCGCGCGCCGAGCTCGCGTCGGGCTTCACCGAGCGCACGCCGCACCCTGGCGTGCGGGCCGCCGTCGGCACCCGCTTCCGCGTGCTCTACGACGCGAGCGCGCTCTACGTCGGCATCGAGCTCGATCTCGCGCCCGGCGAGTCGCCACGCGCGCTCTCGATGACGCGCGACTCCGAGGACATCTGGAACGACGACGCGGTGAGCGTGAAGATCGACGCGCGCCGCGATCACCGCACCACGCTCGGCTTCGTCGTGAGCGCGTCGGGCGCGCAGCTCGACTACCTCGTGCTCGACAACGGACGCGCGTTCCGGCGCGAGGTCGACATGGTCTGGGAGAGCGCGGTGCGCGTGCACGAGGGCCGCTGGGTCGCCGAGCTGCGCATCCCCGCGATCTCGCTCGGGCTCGCCGACGCCCAGGGCCCGCGCGCGATCGGCATCAACGTGAGCCGCGATCACAACGCGCGCGCCGCGACCTACGACTGGGCCGCGATGCCCCCCGAATTCGGCGCGTTCTCCGCGCTGCACTACGGCGTGGTCGAGGGCGTGGAGATCGGCGGCGTCGGCGCGCCGCTCGCCGTCACGCTCTACTCGCTCGGCGCGTACGAGTCCCCGGAGAGCGGCGATCCCGCGGATGCGTTCCGCGGCGCGGTCGGTGCCGACGCGCTGATGCGCATCGACGGAGACGTGTGGGCCGAGCTGACGGCGCTCACTGACTTCGCGCAGGTCGATCTCGACGACGCGCTCGTCAACCTCGATCGATTCCCGCTCTTCCTCCCGGAGCGCCGCCCCTTCTTCCTCAACGGGCTCGACGTGTTCGACGCGGGCGTGCCCGAGACGCTCGTGCCCTTCTACTCGCGACGCATCGGGCTCGACCCCACGGGCGATCCGATCCCGGTGCTCGGCGGGCTCAAGCTCTACGGTCGCTCGGGCCCGGTGAGCTTCGGTGTGATCGACGTGCTCACCGACGACCAGGGCGACGTGCCCGCCGCGAACCACACCGCGGCGCGAGGCCGCCTCGCGCTCGATCTGCCGTCGAGCAGCGACGGCGCGTCGTACGTCGGCGCGTTCGTCGTGTCGCGACAACCGTTTCGCTGGGACGGCGGTCCGCTCGATCGCGGTCCCTCCATCACGTACGGCGGCGACGCGCTGGTGCGCACCGCGGAGGATCGCCTCGAGCTCTACGGCTTCGCGTCGGGCACCGCGGTCGACGGACGGCTCGACGCCGATCGCGACGGCGAGGGCTTCGCGAGCGCAGCCTCGATCCGATGGCGCGGTGACATCTGGCAGCCCGTGCTCTCGGGGCTCTTCGTCGATCGCGGCTACGCCCCGGAGCTCGGGTTCGCGCGCCGTCCGGGCGCGGCGCAGCTCTCGCTCGAGGCGCCGGTGATCGCGCGTCCCTCGGGCTTCTTCCGGCGCATGCAGATCGGCCCGCTGATGCAGCTGCAGGCGAGCGACGACTTCGGGCGCGTGCTCTACGGCAGCGGCGCCGTGTGGGCGGAGGTCGAAGGCGACGCGGGATGGATGGCGAGCTTCATCGCGGAGTACCGCGAGGACGTCGTCGACGAGGACTTCGAGATCGTGCCCGGTGTCACGGCGCGCGCGGGCACGTGGCGCGGCGTGTACGTCGAGGCGTACGTCGCGTCGCCGTCGGCGCGGAACCCGTACGTCGAGCTCTTCTACTCGGTGAGCAACGCCTACTTCGGCGGCGTGCTGCACAACCCGTATGCGCGCTTCGCCGCGAGCCTCGGGCCGTTCGTGCGCATCGACCTGCGCGCCGACGTCTATCACGTGATGTTGCGCGAGCACGATCCGTTCTGGACGTACGCAATCAACGGGCTCTTGCGAGTGACGCCCACGACCGCGCTGCAGATCGATCTGATCGGGCGAGTCGACGGCGAGAACGAGCGCGCGACCGGGCTCCTGCGGGTGCGATGGCGCTACGCGCCGGGCAGCGATCTGTTCGTCGTATGGCGGGAGGAGGTCGACTGGGACGCGACGAACGTCGTCGTCGAGCACGAGGTCACGCTGAAGATGACCTATCGATTCGACCTCTCGCTCTGA
- a CDS encoding AraC family transcriptional regulator: MRAHHVDVDRVTAPAFALADELTPGAGAWHAHRRHQLLFAAEGALRLELEEGVWLLPPRRAALIRARVAHRVDVDHAASLRTIYWAPRFAPAPRAPCVVLAVDALTREMILHAMRWRPREAARDASGRRFLRVLIEIAQRRAADPLPMHLPPPRSDELRRALSIVHARLGDPLRAADVARSAGMSERTMARRMEVELSLSFRDYLHAARMLRAMERLAVPGTRVAEVATELGFATPSAFTHAFARFAGETPRDYSARSSATAVHTAGSPTRRKTGYA, translated from the coding sequence GTGCGTGCCCATCACGTCGACGTCGATCGCGTCACCGCACCGGCGTTCGCGCTCGCGGACGAGCTCACGCCCGGCGCGGGCGCGTGGCACGCGCATCGCCGTCACCAGCTGCTCTTCGCGGCCGAGGGCGCGCTGCGGCTCGAGCTCGAGGAGGGCGTGTGGCTCCTGCCTCCTCGGCGCGCCGCGCTGATCCGCGCGCGCGTCGCGCATCGCGTCGACGTCGATCACGCCGCGAGCCTCCGCACGATCTACTGGGCCCCGCGGTTCGCGCCGGCGCCCCGAGCGCCCTGCGTGGTGCTCGCGGTCGACGCGCTCACGCGCGAGATGATCCTGCACGCGATGCGCTGGCGTCCGCGCGAGGCTGCGCGCGACGCGAGCGGTCGTCGCTTCCTGCGCGTGCTGATCGAGATCGCGCAGCGACGCGCGGCGGACCCGCTCCCGATGCACCTGCCGCCGCCGCGCAGCGACGAGCTGCGCCGTGCCCTCTCGATCGTGCACGCACGGCTCGGCGATCCGCTGCGCGCGGCCGACGTGGCGCGCTCCGCGGGCATGTCGGAGCGCACGATGGCGCGGCGGATGGAAGTCGAGCTCTCGCTCAGCTTTCGCGACTACCTCCACGCGGCGCGCATGCTGCGCGCGATGGAGCGCCTCGCGGTGCCCGGCACGCGCGTCGCGGAGGTCGCGACCGAGCTCGGCTTCGCGACGCCGTCGGCGTTCACCCACGCGTTCGCGCGCTTCGCGGGCGAGACCCCGCGCGACTACTCCGCGCGCTCGAGCGCGACCGCCGTCCACACCGCGGGGAGCCCGACGCGCAGGAAGACCGGATACGCGTAG
- a CDS encoding pyridoxal phosphate-dependent aminotransferase: protein MTDPSLRLPSRLSLSLTSTGAEEAGLDPRLVGLRPSATLAIQERSAQLAQSGVPVVRFGLGQSPFPVPLPVTDALRANAAQKEYLPVRGLPALRVAIARHLWNRHGVGRSSEDVLIAPGTKELMFLLQVVFRGRVVVPTPAWVSYVPQARILGRDVSLLATREEDRFQIDPDALDRLCREGGRAPRVLILNSPSNPTGVAHDRARLAAIADVARAHGMIVLSDEIYGELHFSTSQARHTSIATMYDEGTIVSTGLSKWCGAGGWRLGCFVFPPRLRWLLDAMAVVASETYSATSAPIQHAAVRAFQPDPRIEADLVASRRVLGALVRWACARLRDAGARVVEPDAAFYVFPSFEPLRAQLEARGIHDDVQLAERLLIDEGVAALPGSEFGADPRALHLRLALVDFDGARALTAAAASAGAIDETFLRAWCAPTVHGIERIARFATAS, encoded by the coding sequence GTGACCGATCCTTCGCTTCGTCTGCCTTCCCGTCTCTCGCTCTCTCTCACCTCCACCGGCGCCGAGGAGGCGGGGCTCGATCCTCGCCTCGTCGGGCTCCGGCCCTCGGCGACGCTCGCGATCCAGGAGCGCAGCGCGCAGCTCGCGCAGTCGGGCGTGCCCGTCGTGCGCTTCGGGCTCGGGCAGTCGCCGTTCCCGGTGCCGCTGCCGGTCACCGACGCGCTGCGCGCGAACGCGGCGCAGAAGGAGTACCTGCCGGTGCGCGGGCTTCCCGCGCTGCGCGTCGCGATCGCGCGACACCTCTGGAACCGCCACGGCGTCGGCCGCTCCTCGGAGGACGTGCTGATCGCGCCCGGGACCAAGGAGCTGATGTTCTTGCTCCAGGTCGTGTTCCGCGGCCGAGTCGTGGTGCCGACGCCTGCGTGGGTCTCGTACGTACCGCAGGCGCGCATCCTCGGACGCGACGTGTCGCTGCTCGCGACGCGCGAGGAAGATCGCTTTCAGATCGATCCCGACGCGCTCGATCGTCTCTGTCGCGAGGGCGGCCGCGCGCCGCGCGTGCTGATCCTGAATTCGCCGTCGAACCCGACCGGCGTCGCGCACGATCGAGCGCGCCTCGCCGCGATCGCCGACGTCGCGCGCGCGCACGGCATGATCGTGCTCTCCGACGAGATCTACGGGGAGCTCCACTTCTCCACGTCGCAGGCGCGCCACACGTCGATCGCGACGATGTACGACGAGGGCACGATCGTCTCGACCGGGCTCTCGAAGTGGTGCGGCGCGGGCGGATGGCGGCTCGGCTGCTTCGTGTTCCCGCCGCGCCTGCGATGGCTGCTCGACGCGATGGCGGTCGTCGCGAGCGAGACGTACTCCGCGACGAGCGCGCCGATCCAGCACGCGGCGGTGCGCGCGTTCCAGCCGGACCCGCGCATCGAGGCCGACCTCGTCGCGTCGCGTCGCGTGCTCGGCGCGCTCGTGCGCTGGGCGTGCGCTCGGCTGCGGGACGCCGGCGCGCGCGTGGTCGAGCCCGACGCGGCGTTCTACGTGTTCCCGTCGTTCGAGCCGCTGCGAGCGCAGCTCGAAGCGCGCGGGATCCACGACGACGTGCAGCTCGCCGAGCGCTTGTTGATCGACGAGGGGGTCGCCGCGCTTCCCGGCAGCGAGTTCGGCGCCGATCCGCGCGCGCTCCATCTGCGTCTCGCGCTCGTCGACTTCGACGGCGCCCGCGCGCTCACGGCCGCGGCGGCGAGCGCGGGGGCGATCGACGAAACGTTCCTGCGCGCATGGTGCGCGCCGACCGTGCACGGGATCGAGCGCATCGCGCGCTTCGCGACCGCGAGCTGA
- a CDS encoding metal-dependent hydrolase yields MSATAGAESSTKRPIPVRAMGFAFREAAVPRWWFFENPIPTHVSNALNLLFPDGERFFIRSVKHYMHVIEDDPELLARVRGFFGQEGRHGHEHERYNKLLQEQGYDLEPFLALYRRLAFDVLEKHVPPVLRLSATAALEHYTATMAENALKSDMLEHAHPLMRDLLRWHAAEEIEHKSVAYDVLQRVDPRWSVRAAGLAIGTASILAFWILGARELLRQEAAMGTELDVHRRAAAADPVLERERRHRAVMFRAAIADYLRADFHPDQKNDYELARAYLDGIGRLAG; encoded by the coding sequence ATGAGCGCGACGGCGGGCGCGGAGAGCAGCACGAAGAGGCCGATCCCGGTGCGCGCGATGGGCTTCGCGTTTCGCGAGGCCGCCGTGCCGCGGTGGTGGTTCTTCGAGAACCCGATCCCGACCCACGTCTCGAACGCGCTGAACCTGCTCTTCCCCGACGGCGAGCGCTTCTTCATCCGCTCGGTGAAGCACTACATGCACGTCATCGAGGACGACCCCGAGCTCCTCGCGCGCGTGCGCGGCTTCTTCGGTCAGGAGGGCCGGCACGGTCACGAGCACGAGCGCTACAACAAGCTGCTGCAGGAGCAGGGCTACGACCTCGAGCCGTTCCTCGCGCTCTACCGGCGGCTCGCGTTCGACGTGCTCGAGAAGCACGTGCCTCCGGTGCTGCGCCTGTCGGCCACCGCCGCGCTCGAGCACTACACCGCGACGATGGCGGAGAACGCGCTGAAGAGCGACATGCTCGAGCACGCGCACCCGCTGATGCGCGACCTGCTGCGCTGGCACGCCGCGGAGGAGATCGAGCACAAGTCGGTCGCGTACGACGTGCTGCAGCGCGTCGATCCGCGCTGGAGCGTGCGCGCCGCGGGGCTCGCGATCGGGACGGCGAGCATCCTCGCGTTCTGGATCCTCGGGGCGCGCGAGCTGCTGCGCCAGGAGGCCGCGATGGGCACCGAGCTCGACGTGCATCGTCGCGCTGCGGCGGCGGATCCGGTGCTCGAGCGCGAGCGCAGGCATCGCGCAGTCATGTTCCGCGCGGCGATCGCCGACTACCTGCGCGCCGACTTCCATCCGGATCAGAAGAACGACTACGAGCTCGCCCGGGCATACCTCGACGGCATCGGCCGGCTCGCTGGCTGA
- a CDS encoding TetR/AcrR family transcriptional regulator produces MSAPVARHRLALDERRAQLLELGARLFSERAYDDVSIDDIAEAAGISKGLLYHYFGSKRAFYVATVRQAAQQLQLRTEPDASLPQPSRARAGLDGYLSFVEEHAAPYASLMRSGIGNDPEVAAIVDETRDAIVKRMMDELGLSEPRPVVRFALRSWIGLVEAASLDWLDRREVAREAVLQMLLESLYSTLVIASRLDPDAPISVGAPPQAVSDASAVIETGETERKARPRRR; encoded by the coding sequence ATGAGCGCTCCGGTCGCCCGCCATCGCCTCGCGCTCGACGAGCGCCGCGCCCAGCTCCTCGAGCTCGGAGCGCGCCTGTTCTCGGAGCGCGCGTACGACGACGTGTCGATCGACGACATCGCCGAGGCGGCGGGGATCTCGAAGGGGCTCCTCTATCACTACTTCGGCAGCAAGCGCGCGTTCTACGTCGCGACGGTGCGACAAGCCGCGCAGCAGCTGCAGCTCCGCACCGAGCCCGACGCCTCGCTGCCCCAGCCGTCGCGCGCGCGCGCCGGGCTCGACGGATACCTGAGCTTCGTCGAGGAGCACGCGGCGCCCTACGCGTCGCTCATGCGCAGCGGGATCGGCAACGATCCCGAGGTCGCCGCGATCGTCGACGAGACGCGCGACGCGATCGTGAAGCGCATGATGGACGAGCTCGGGCTGAGCGAGCCGCGCCCGGTGGTGCGCTTCGCGCTGCGCAGCTGGATCGGCCTCGTGGAGGCCGCGAGCCTCGACTGGCTCGATCGTCGCGAGGTCGCGCGCGAGGCCGTGCTGCAGATGCTGCTCGAGTCGCTCTACTCGACGCTCGTGATCGCGTCGCGGCTCGATCCCGACGCGCCCATCTCGGTCGGCGCGCCGCCGCAGGCGGTCAGCGACGCGAGCGCGGTGATCGAGACCGGCGAGACCGAGCGCAAGGCGCGCCCGCGGCGCCGCTGA
- a CDS encoding MBL fold metallo-hydrolase, whose translation MAVRMISVACLLVACGSAPVAPRAVDLDRADGVGTFVSVPRGFHTRSYWIEGPEGVVVIDTQFMPSEAERMLDTVERETGKRVVLAIVLHANPDKFNGAEVMRRRGVRVVTSEQVRARVPEVDALRRRWFYERYAPDYPSAMPELDAFGDATTEIHAAGLTLRAHVLGAGCSDAHVVIDWNGHVFTGDLIAHRAHAWLELGHVDAWLARLDEIEALRPRRVHPGRGESGGVERIDAQRAYLEHVRALTREASPVVPAPEGAIDALRARIEASYPGYAYPVFLRVGLPAVWTAVALERAE comes from the coding sequence ATGGCTGTTCGGATGATCTCGGTCGCGTGTCTGCTCGTGGCGTGTGGCAGTGCGCCCGTCGCGCCGCGCGCTGTGGACCTCGATCGCGCGGATGGAGTCGGCACGTTCGTGTCGGTGCCCCGCGGGTTCCACACGCGCTCGTACTGGATCGAAGGGCCGGAGGGCGTCGTGGTGATCGACACCCAGTTCATGCCCTCCGAAGCGGAGCGCATGCTCGACACCGTCGAGCGCGAGACCGGCAAGCGCGTCGTGCTCGCGATCGTGCTGCACGCGAACCCCGACAAATTCAACGGCGCCGAGGTGATGCGCCGGCGCGGCGTGCGCGTCGTGACCTCGGAGCAGGTGCGCGCGCGAGTCCCCGAGGTCGACGCGCTGCGACGGCGATGGTTCTACGAGCGCTACGCGCCGGACTATCCGAGCGCGATGCCCGAGCTCGACGCCTTCGGCGACGCGACCACCGAGATCCACGCGGCGGGGCTCACGCTGCGCGCCCACGTGCTCGGCGCGGGATGCAGCGACGCGCACGTCGTGATCGACTGGAACGGGCACGTGTTCACCGGCGACCTCATCGCGCATCGCGCGCACGCGTGGCTGGAGCTCGGGCACGTCGATGCGTGGCTGGCGCGGCTCGACGAGATCGAGGCGCTGCGCCCGCGGCGCGTGCATCCGGGGCGCGGCGAGAGCGGTGGGGTGGAGCGCATCGACGCGCAGCGCGCGTACCTCGAGCACGTGCGCGCGCTGACGCGCGAGGCATCGCCCGTCGTGCCGGCGCCGGAAGGCGCGATCGACGCGCTGCGCGCGCGCATCGAGGCGTCGTATCCCGGCTACGCGTATCCGGTCTTCCTGCGCGTCGGGCTCCCCGCGGTGTGGACGGCGGTCGCGCTCGAGCGCGCGGAGTAG